The segment GTTGTTCATCACTTCCATCAGGTTGGCTTTGGGGATCACATAGATCTCACATTCATTGGTCAGCACGATGGCGGTGTAGATTCGCTTAGTACCTTTCAGTACTGCATTGTCACCAAAGAGCTTCCCGCTGCGAAGGGTCAGCAGCCGTTCAAAACCTTCTTTGATGTCCAGATTGAGTGACACAATCCCTCGCTTAACGATGTAGACCGCCTGACTGGGATCTCCTGTGAAAAAAACCACTTCATTTTCGTGGTATTTCCTCATGTACAGGTAAGGCAAAAAGTAGGCAAGTTCATCATCCGTGAGGGACTCGAAAAGCCGGTTTTTCCTCAAGAAATTGAACATGACAATGTCAGTATCCGAATACTTCCTTTTGAAAAACCTAAGCATGACGCAACACTTCTAGTTTCAACATTCGGGCGGTTTTGGAGGTGACTTTAAATCGGTTGTCTATTCTGTGACCTACTATCCAGGCGATTTGACCGTCTGATTCCAGTACAAGAACCTCTTTTTTCAATGTTACTGGAATTTTAGAATCAATCATAAAATCACTTACCTTTTTTTTGCCCGCCATGCCCAAAGGATAAAAAGCATCTCCCTGCTTCCAAAGACGTAGTTTCAAGGGAAAAGTAAGCTCATCAGGATCAAAAAAAGCTGTAGTGGTCGGATCATGTGGAGGAAGTTCATTTCCGCTGAAGTAGGTCAGGTGAATATTGAAAGTCCCGACACTGACGGTACCTTCATCTTTCGGCACCATCACTTCTCCCTCCACAGAAGTATCCACTCTCCGTGTGATGTACAACTGTCCTCTATCCAGGTTCATCTCGTAGCCACTGGAGTAAAAGATTTTTCCCGGCTGCCCACTCAATATCGCTCCTGACAAGTCGCGGGCATCCGCAAAGCCAAAACCATAGGGTTTAATCAATTCTGTAAGGATGACGAGTTGATCTGGATGGCCCCGATACCACTCCACATTGAGCAGCCAGCGACCCTCGGTTTCCACTGCCTTTTTGACCTCCACTGCTTGCTCCAGCAGCTGCGCAGTGCCTTGCAGGCGTAGCAGCGTATCCTGCAAAGTAGACTCCAGAGCCGGGTTGATCTTTTTCAATAGTGGCACCACTTCATTCCTGATGAGGTTCCGCTGATAGTCATTGTTCTGATTGGACACATCCTCACGCCATGAGATGGCCTCACTTCTGGCAAAAGCGTAAATCTCCTCTTTGGTAGCGAAAAGCAAAGGCCTGATTAACCCGGGACCCTCAATAGCAATACCGGTAAGCCCGTGGATTCCCGTGCCCTTTGTCAGGTTGAGCAACACAGTCTCCAGGTTATCATTGGCATTGTGGGCAGTAGCTACTTTGGTAAACCCCTGCTTATTACGCAGTTGATCAAAGAAGGAATAGCGCTCCTTCCGTGCCACCATCTGGATGGATTCCCTGGCATCATAAATAGCCGGATCAACCCGATGAAGAAAAAAGGGGACTTCATGCGCATGACACCAGTCTCGTACCAATGCCTCATCCTCCTCAGAGTCGTCTCCCCGCAAGCGATAATTGACATGAGCCACCCCTATGCTAAAGCCTGACTTTAGCATTAAATGAGCCAGCACCATAGAATCCACCCCTCCACTCACGGCGATCAGCACTTTATCTTCCTGAGCGATCAGGGCATTTTCTTTAATTAATGTTAAAAAGGACTGATACATAATTTCGCAACCCCAGCTATCGTTTAGAGTTATTAGCTTTGCACGCTCATGTTTAAGATACTGCAATATTATATATTCCTTGTCATCATTTTATGCCTCTCTACTGTGGCCCAGGCCCAAAAAGGTGAGCGCATCAAGTACAAAGCTGAGGAGTTGGAGTATGGAAAAAAGAAGGATGAAAGCTATCGGAAACTGACCGGAGATGTAGTATTCACCCAAAAGAGTACCACGGTCTACTGCGATACATCTTATTTCTACAAGAAACGAAACGTGATGGAGGCTACAGGGCATGTGAGAATAGTGGATGATTCCACCACTATCACCTCCAGGCAGCTGGTCTACGAGGGAGATGAGCGTATGGCAAAGCTCCGCCAAAATGTAGTCTATCTGCGTGGAGAACGCGAACTCTACACTGATTTTCTCGACTATGACCTGGAAGGGGAAATCGCTCACTACTTCAACAAAGGCAAGCTCATAGACACCACCAATGTGCTCACGAGTGAAATTGGCTACTATTTTGCTAAAGATGAGTTCGCACAATTTTACAAAAACGTGGTGCTCACTTCCCCGGACTTTGTACTTAAGACTGATACACTACGCTACAACACCCTCACCAAAGTGGCCTATACCTATGGGCCAACTCAGATCACCTCCGATGACGGAACAGTACTGCATGCCAAGGGAGGAGAATTCAGAACAGTGGTGGATGAATCAGATTTTGTAAAAGGAAGCATCGAAACCCGGGATTATTACCTGGAAGGAGATGAACTCTATTTTGACGATGGAGAGAAGTACTACAAGGCAGTATTCAATGTGAAAATGACTGCTAAGGATGAAGACGTGATCATCACCGGGGATGAAGGCTACTATGACCGCCGCAATGGGATCAGCAAAGTATATGGTCGACCGCTCATGAAAAGAATACTCGAGGCAGACACCCTCTATCTGGCTGCAGACACCCTGGTAGCTATAGAAAGCAAGTACGATTCTGCCAAGAGAATATTGGCCTATAAGAATGTAAAAATCTACAAGGAGGGCCTGCAGGGCATCGCCGATTCCATGGCCTACTTCAATGAAGATTCAGTGATCTTTTTCTACGGAGACCCTGTCATGTGGAACAATCAGAATCAGATCACCGCTGACACCATCAATCTGGAAATATCCGAAGATGAAATGAAACGGATGAATCTCCGCTCCGATGCATTTTTGGTGTCCGAAGACTCGATAGAAAACTATAACCAAATCAAAGGTCGGAACATGATTGCCCATTTCGTGGACAATCAGATAGACCGAATCAACGTGAATGGCAATGGGGAAATCCTCTATTTCGCACTCGAAGAGGGTGACTCAGTGCTCATGGGTATGAATAAAATCTTTTGCGCCTCCATGCAGATCCGATTCAAGGAACAAAAACTCTCAAGCTTTTCGGTTTACACTAACCCTGAAGCGCAGTTTATTCCTCCGCATGAACTTACCGAAGAGATGCAGTACCTCGCCAATTTTGCCTGGCGCGAAACAGAACGCCCCACCCTTTTTGAGATTGCGCCATACCTCAATCCGGACTATGAATTTATTCCAGTAGAAGTGAACCCTGATGACATTGGGGGTATCCAATCAGAATCTCAACATAAGTCGTACACCCCCACTCAAAATACTAAACCAAAGAATACCCCCGTTAGGTCTTTGAATCCAACCAGTAGCTCTAGTGTGAATACACCTACATCCGCCGAACCCAATACCGTTAAAAAAAGCATTAACAAAACAAATAAAAATCTAAAAGCAGTAGATGACGATGGCTCTTTTCAATAGACCATCTAAATCCATTAAGTTTGCGTCCAATTTGAGAAAATGAGGAGACTATCAGGGAACATATTATTGATTTTACTATTGGTGGCAAGTGTCGCTTGCACCAAATTCAGGAAAATACAGAAGAGTGG is part of the Marinoscillum sp. 108 genome and harbors:
- a CDS encoding Crp/Fnr family transcriptional regulator: MLRFFKRKYSDTDIVMFNFLRKNRLFESLTDDELAYFLPYLYMRKYHENEVVFFTGDPSQAVYIVKRGIVSLNLDIKEGFERLLTLRSGKLFGDNAVLKGTKRIYTAIVLTNECEIYVIPKANLMEVMNNHTEVKAKIMSAFAEMYNEYMNNLFKTYKASLGFFDLGTVYSDMKL
- a CDS encoding OstA-like protein → MFKILQYYIFLVIILCLSTVAQAQKGERIKYKAEELEYGKKKDESYRKLTGDVVFTQKSTTVYCDTSYFYKKRNVMEATGHVRIVDDSTTITSRQLVYEGDERMAKLRQNVVYLRGERELYTDFLDYDLEGEIAHYFNKGKLIDTTNVLTSEIGYYFAKDEFAQFYKNVVLTSPDFVLKTDTLRYNTLTKVAYTYGPTQITSDDGTVLHAKGGEFRTVVDESDFVKGSIETRDYYLEGDELYFDDGEKYYKAVFNVKMTAKDEDVIITGDEGYYDRRNGISKVYGRPLMKRILEADTLYLAADTLVAIESKYDSAKRILAYKNVKIYKEGLQGIADSMAYFNEDSVIFFYGDPVMWNNQNQITADTINLEISEDEMKRMNLRSDAFLVSEDSIENYNQIKGRNMIAHFVDNQIDRINVNGNGEILYFALEEGDSVLMGMNKIFCASMQIRFKEQKLSSFSVYTNPEAQFIPPHELTEEMQYLANFAWRETERPTLFEIAPYLNPDYEFIPVEVNPDDIGGIQSESQHKSYTPTQNTKPKNTPVRSLNPTSSSSVNTPTSAEPNTVKKSINKTNKNLKAVDDDGSFQ
- the tilS gene encoding tRNA lysidine(34) synthetase TilS, producing the protein MYQSFLTLIKENALIAQEDKVLIAVSGGVDSMVLAHLMLKSGFSIGVAHVNYRLRGDDSEEDEALVRDWCHAHEVPFFLHRVDPAIYDARESIQMVARKERYSFFDQLRNKQGFTKVATAHNANDNLETVLLNLTKGTGIHGLTGIAIEGPGLIRPLLFATKEEIYAFARSEAISWREDVSNQNNDYQRNLIRNEVVPLLKKINPALESTLQDTLLRLQGTAQLLEQAVEVKKAVETEGRWLLNVEWYRGHPDQLVILTELIKPYGFGFADARDLSGAILSGQPGKIFYSSGYEMNLDRGQLYITRRVDTSVEGEVMVPKDEGTVSVGTFNIHLTYFSGNELPPHDPTTTAFFDPDELTFPLKLRLWKQGDAFYPLGMAGKKKVSDFMIDSKIPVTLKKEVLVLESDGQIAWIVGHRIDNRFKVTSKTARMLKLEVLRHA